One Erpetoichthys calabaricus chromosome 8, fErpCal1.3, whole genome shotgun sequence DNA segment encodes these proteins:
- the rpl22 gene encoding 60S ribosomal protein L22 — MAPLKKQAAKGGKKKKQVLKFTLDCTHPVEDGIMDAANFEQFLQERIKVNGKAGNLGGGVVTIERSKSKITVTSEVPFSKRYLKYLTKKYLKKNNLRDWLRVVANSKESYELRYFQINQDEEEEEDED, encoded by the exons ATGGCGCCACTG AAGAAGCAAGCTGCCAAAGGGGGCAAGAAAAAGAAGCAGGTCCTAAAATTCACTCTGGATTGTACCCATCCTGTTGAAGATGGTATTATGGATGCTGCAAATTTT GAGCAATTTCTACAGGAGCGCATCAAGGTAAACGGGAAAGCCGGTAACCTGGGCGGTGGTGTGGTCACAATTGAGAGAAGCAAGAGCAAAATCACTGTGACCTCAGAGGTTCCATTCTCTAAGAG GTACCTCAAGTACTTGACTAAaaagtacctgaagaaaaataacTTGCGTGACTGGCTTCGCGTGGTTGCAAATAGTAAGGAGAGCTATGAGCTCAGGTACTTCCAGATCAACcaggatgaagaggaggaggaagatgaagattAA